One window of the Oncorhynchus mykiss isolate Arlee chromosome 5, USDA_OmykA_1.1, whole genome shotgun sequence genome contains the following:
- the hnrpkl gene encoding heterogeneous nuclear ribonucleoprotein K, like isoform X6: METEIEQQEEETTFSNTDTNGKRPAEDMDEEQAFKRSRNTDEMVELRVLLQSKNAGAVIGKGGKNIKALRTDYNASVSVPDSSGPERILSVSADIDTIGEILLKIIPTLEEYQHYNGIDFDCELRLLIHQSLAGGIIGVKGAKIKELRENTQTTIKLFQECCPQSTDRVVLVGGKPDRVVECIKVILDLVSEAPIKGRAQPYDPNFYDETYDYGGFTMIYEERGRRPMGGFPMRGRGGFERMPPGRGGRPMPPSRRDYDDMSPRRGPPPPLPGRGGRGGSRARNLPLPPPPPPRGGGDRFSHQSYHGNMDDRPNDRRGRPGDRYNSMSGGYGDNNSSWEPFQSGGRGSYSDIGGPVITTQVTIPKDLAGSIIGKGGQRIKQIRHESGASIKIDEPLEGSEDRIITINGTQDQIQNAQYLLQNSVKQYSGRFF, translated from the exons ATGGAGACAGAAATCGAGCAGCAGGAAGAAGAGACCACGTTCAGCAACACTGACACTAACG GTAAACGCCCTGCCGAGGACATGGATGAGGAGCAGGCCTTCAAGCGCTCTCGCAACACAGACGAGATGGTTGAGCTGCGGGTACTGCTGCAGAGCAAA AATGCTGGCGCCGTTATCGGAAAGGGTGGCAAGAATATAAAAGCCTTACGCACAGAC TACAATGCCAGTGTATCAGTCCCTGACAGCAGTGGCCCAGAGCG GATCCTGAGTGTGAGTGCAGATATTGACACTATCGGAGAGATTCTGCTGAAGATCATCCCTACTCTGGAAGAG TACCAGCATTATAACGGGATTGATTTTGACTGCGAGCTGCGTTTGCTGATCCATCAGAGTTTGGCCGGGGGAATCATTGGGGTGAAAGGTGCCAAGATAAAGGAGTTAAGAGAG AACACCCAGACCACCATCAAGCTGTTCCAGGAGTGCTGTCCTCAGTCCACTGACCGTGTGGTTCTGGTTGGAGGGAAGCCAGACCGTGTTGTTGAATGCATCAAAGTTATCCTGGACTTGGTATCTGAG GCTCCTATCAAAGGGCGCGCCCAGCCCTATGACCCCAACTTCTACGACGAGACGTATGACTACGGCGGCTTCACCATGATTTACGAAGAGCGGGGCCGGCGACCCATGGGGGGCTTCCCCATGCGGGGCAGGGGGGGTTTTGAACGCATGCCCCCCGGCCGCGGGGGCCGACCTATGCCCCCCTCCAGACGGGACTATGACGACATGAGCCCTCGTCGGGGACCGCCCCCTCCCCTGCCAGGTAGAGGAGGGCGTGGAGGGAGCCGGGCTcgaaacctgcccctccccccaccaccacccccaagAGGAGG AGGGGACCGGTTCTCCCACCAGAGTTATCACGGCAACATGGACGACAGACCAAA CGACAGGAGAGGAAGACCAGGAGACCGCTACAACAGCATG AGTGGTGGATATGGTG ACAACAATTCCTCGTGGGAGCCCTTTCAGTCTG GTGGCCGAGGGTCATACAGTGACATCGGGGGTCCTGTCATCACAACACAAGTGACCATCCCCAAAGAT CTGGCCGGCTCCATCATCGGGAAGGGCGGCCAGCGGATCAAGCAGATCCGTCACGAGTCGGGAGCGTCCATCAAGATAGACGAGCCACTAGAGGGCTCAGAGGACCGCATCATCACCATCAATGGAACACAGGACCAGATCCAGAACGCCCAGTATCTACTGCAGAACAG TGTGAAGCAGTACTCTGGTCGGTTCTTCTAA
- the hnrpkl gene encoding heterogeneous nuclear ribonucleoprotein K, like isoform X2 produces METEIEQQEEETTFSNTDTNGKRPAEDMDEEQAFKRSRNTDEMVELRVLLQSKNAGAVIGKGGKNIKALRTDYNASVSVPDSSGPERILSVSADIDTIGEILLKIIPTLEEYQHYNGIDFDCELRLLIHQSLAGGIIGVKGAKIKELRENTQTTIKLFQECCPQSTDRVVLVGGKPDRVVECIKVILDLVSEAPIKGRAQPYDPNFYDETYDYGGFTMIYEERGRRPMGGFPMRGRGGFERMPPGRGGRPMPPSRRDYDDMSPRRGPPPPLPGRGGRGGSRARNLPLPPPPPPRGGGDRFSHQSYHGNMDDRPNSDRRGRPGDRYNSMSGGYGDNNSSWEPFQSGGRGSYSDIGGPVITTQVTIPKDLAGSIIGKGGQRIKQIRHESGASIKIDEPLEGSEDRIITINGTQDQIQNAQYLLQNSVKQYSGRFF; encoded by the exons ATGGAGACAGAAATCGAGCAGCAGGAAGAAGAGACCACGTTCAGCAACACTGACACTAACG GTAAACGCCCTGCCGAGGACATGGATGAGGAGCAGGCCTTCAAGCGCTCTCGCAACACAGACGAGATGGTTGAGCTGCGGGTACTGCTGCAGAGCAAA AATGCTGGCGCCGTTATCGGAAAGGGTGGCAAGAATATAAAAGCCTTACGCACAGAC TACAATGCCAGTGTATCAGTCCCTGACAGCAGTGGCCCAGAGCG GATCCTGAGTGTGAGTGCAGATATTGACACTATCGGAGAGATTCTGCTGAAGATCATCCCTACTCTGGAAGAG TACCAGCATTATAACGGGATTGATTTTGACTGCGAGCTGCGTTTGCTGATCCATCAGAGTTTGGCCGGGGGAATCATTGGGGTGAAAGGTGCCAAGATAAAGGAGTTAAGAGAG AACACCCAGACCACCATCAAGCTGTTCCAGGAGTGCTGTCCTCAGTCCACTGACCGTGTGGTTCTGGTTGGAGGGAAGCCAGACCGTGTTGTTGAATGCATCAAAGTTATCCTGGACTTGGTATCTGAG GCTCCTATCAAAGGGCGCGCCCAGCCCTATGACCCCAACTTCTACGACGAGACGTATGACTACGGCGGCTTCACCATGATTTACGAAGAGCGGGGCCGGCGACCCATGGGGGGCTTCCCCATGCGGGGCAGGGGGGGTTTTGAACGCATGCCCCCCGGCCGCGGGGGCCGACCTATGCCCCCCTCCAGACGGGACTATGACGACATGAGCCCTCGTCGGGGACCGCCCCCTCCCCTGCCAGGTAGAGGAGGGCGTGGAGGGAGCCGGGCTcgaaacctgcccctccccccaccaccacccccaagAGGAGG AGGGGACCGGTTCTCCCACCAGAGTTATCACGGCAACATGGACGACAGACCAAA CAGCGACAGGAGAGGAAGACCAGGAGACCGCTACAACAGCATG AGTGGTGGATATGGTG ACAACAATTCCTCGTGGGAGCCCTTTCAGTCTG GTGGCCGAGGGTCATACAGTGACATCGGGGGTCCTGTCATCACAACACAAGTGACCATCCCCAAAGAT CTGGCCGGCTCCATCATCGGGAAGGGCGGCCAGCGGATCAAGCAGATCCGTCACGAGTCGGGAGCGTCCATCAAGATAGACGAGCCACTAGAGGGCTCAGAGGACCGCATCATCACCATCAATGGAACACAGGACCAGATCCAGAACGCCCAGTATCTACTGCAGAACAG TGTGAAGCAGTACTCTGGTCGGTTCTTCTAA
- the hnrpkl gene encoding heterogeneous nuclear ribonucleoprotein K, like isoform X5, protein METEIEQQEEETTFSNTDTNGKRPAEDMDEEQAFKRSRNTDEMVELRVLLQSKNAGAVIGKGGKNIKALRTDYNASVSVPDSSGPERILSVSADIDTIGEILLKIIPTLEEHYNGIDFDCELRLLIHQSLAGGIIGVKGAKIKELRENTQTTIKLFQECCPQSTDRVVLVGGKPDRVVECIKVILDLVSEAPIKGRAQPYDPNFYDETYDYGGFTMIYEERGRRPMGGFPMRGRGGFERMPPGRGGRPMPPSRRDYDDMSPRRGPPPPLPGRGGRGGSRARNLPLPPPPPPRGGGDRFSHQSYHGNMDDRPNDRRGRPGDRYNSMSGGYGDNNSSWEPFQSGGRGSYSDIGGPVITTQVTIPKDLAGSIIGKGGQRIKQIRHESGASIKIDEPLEGSEDRIITINGTQDQIQNAQYLLQNRHVLAPFPLLR, encoded by the exons ATGGAGACAGAAATCGAGCAGCAGGAAGAAGAGACCACGTTCAGCAACACTGACACTAACG GTAAACGCCCTGCCGAGGACATGGATGAGGAGCAGGCCTTCAAGCGCTCTCGCAACACAGACGAGATGGTTGAGCTGCGGGTACTGCTGCAGAGCAAA AATGCTGGCGCCGTTATCGGAAAGGGTGGCAAGAATATAAAAGCCTTACGCACAGAC TACAATGCCAGTGTATCAGTCCCTGACAGCAGTGGCCCAGAGCG GATCCTGAGTGTGAGTGCAGATATTGACACTATCGGAGAGATTCTGCTGAAGATCATCCCTACTCTGGAAGAG CATTATAACGGGATTGATTTTGACTGCGAGCTGCGTTTGCTGATCCATCAGAGTTTGGCCGGGGGAATCATTGGGGTGAAAGGTGCCAAGATAAAGGAGTTAAGAGAG AACACCCAGACCACCATCAAGCTGTTCCAGGAGTGCTGTCCTCAGTCCACTGACCGTGTGGTTCTGGTTGGAGGGAAGCCAGACCGTGTTGTTGAATGCATCAAAGTTATCCTGGACTTGGTATCTGAG GCTCCTATCAAAGGGCGCGCCCAGCCCTATGACCCCAACTTCTACGACGAGACGTATGACTACGGCGGCTTCACCATGATTTACGAAGAGCGGGGCCGGCGACCCATGGGGGGCTTCCCCATGCGGGGCAGGGGGGGTTTTGAACGCATGCCCCCCGGCCGCGGGGGCCGACCTATGCCCCCCTCCAGACGGGACTATGACGACATGAGCCCTCGTCGGGGACCGCCCCCTCCCCTGCCAGGTAGAGGAGGGCGTGGAGGGAGCCGGGCTcgaaacctgcccctccccccaccaccacccccaagAGGAGG AGGGGACCGGTTCTCCCACCAGAGTTATCACGGCAACATGGACGACAGACCAAA CGACAGGAGAGGAAGACCAGGAGACCGCTACAACAGCATG AGTGGTGGATATGGTG ACAACAATTCCTCGTGGGAGCCCTTTCAGTCTG GTGGCCGAGGGTCATACAGTGACATCGGGGGTCCTGTCATCACAACACAAGTGACCATCCCCAAAGAT CTGGCCGGCTCCATCATCGGGAAGGGCGGCCAGCGGATCAAGCAGATCCGTCACGAGTCGGGAGCGTCCATCAAGATAGACGAGCCACTAGAGGGCTCAGAGGACCGCATCATCACCATCAATGGAACACAGGACCAGATCCAGAACGCCCAGTATCTACTGCAGAACAGGCACGTGCTAGCACCCTTTCCTCTTCTCCGGTGA
- the hnrpkl gene encoding heterogeneous nuclear ribonucleoprotein K, like isoform X4 has translation METEIEQQEEETTFSNTDTNGKRPAEDMDEEQAFKRSRNTDEMVELRVLLQSKNAGAVIGKGGKNIKALRTDYNASVSVPDSSGPERILSVSADIDTIGEILLKIIPTLEEHYNGIDFDCELRLLIHQSLAGGIIGVKGAKIKELRENTQTTIKLFQECCPQSTDRVVLVGGKPDRVVECIKVILDLVSEAPIKGRAQPYDPNFYDETYDYGGFTMIYEERGRRPMGGFPMRGRGGFERMPPGRGGRPMPPSRRDYDDMSPRRGPPPPLPGRGGRGGSRARNLPLPPPPPPRGGGDRFSHQSYHGNMDDRPNSDRRGRPGDRYNSMSGGYGDNNSSWEPFQSGGRGSYSDIGGPVITTQVTIPKDLAGSIIGKGGQRIKQIRHESGASIKIDEPLEGSEDRIITINGTQDQIQNAQYLLQNRHVLAPFPLLR, from the exons ATGGAGACAGAAATCGAGCAGCAGGAAGAAGAGACCACGTTCAGCAACACTGACACTAACG GTAAACGCCCTGCCGAGGACATGGATGAGGAGCAGGCCTTCAAGCGCTCTCGCAACACAGACGAGATGGTTGAGCTGCGGGTACTGCTGCAGAGCAAA AATGCTGGCGCCGTTATCGGAAAGGGTGGCAAGAATATAAAAGCCTTACGCACAGAC TACAATGCCAGTGTATCAGTCCCTGACAGCAGTGGCCCAGAGCG GATCCTGAGTGTGAGTGCAGATATTGACACTATCGGAGAGATTCTGCTGAAGATCATCCCTACTCTGGAAGAG CATTATAACGGGATTGATTTTGACTGCGAGCTGCGTTTGCTGATCCATCAGAGTTTGGCCGGGGGAATCATTGGGGTGAAAGGTGCCAAGATAAAGGAGTTAAGAGAG AACACCCAGACCACCATCAAGCTGTTCCAGGAGTGCTGTCCTCAGTCCACTGACCGTGTGGTTCTGGTTGGAGGGAAGCCAGACCGTGTTGTTGAATGCATCAAAGTTATCCTGGACTTGGTATCTGAG GCTCCTATCAAAGGGCGCGCCCAGCCCTATGACCCCAACTTCTACGACGAGACGTATGACTACGGCGGCTTCACCATGATTTACGAAGAGCGGGGCCGGCGACCCATGGGGGGCTTCCCCATGCGGGGCAGGGGGGGTTTTGAACGCATGCCCCCCGGCCGCGGGGGCCGACCTATGCCCCCCTCCAGACGGGACTATGACGACATGAGCCCTCGTCGGGGACCGCCCCCTCCCCTGCCAGGTAGAGGAGGGCGTGGAGGGAGCCGGGCTcgaaacctgcccctccccccaccaccacccccaagAGGAGG AGGGGACCGGTTCTCCCACCAGAGTTATCACGGCAACATGGACGACAGACCAAA CAGCGACAGGAGAGGAAGACCAGGAGACCGCTACAACAGCATG AGTGGTGGATATGGTG ACAACAATTCCTCGTGGGAGCCCTTTCAGTCTG GTGGCCGAGGGTCATACAGTGACATCGGGGGTCCTGTCATCACAACACAAGTGACCATCCCCAAAGAT CTGGCCGGCTCCATCATCGGGAAGGGCGGCCAGCGGATCAAGCAGATCCGTCACGAGTCGGGAGCGTCCATCAAGATAGACGAGCCACTAGAGGGCTCAGAGGACCGCATCATCACCATCAATGGAACACAGGACCAGATCCAGAACGCCCAGTATCTACTGCAGAACAGGCACGTGCTAGCACCCTTTCCTCTTCTCCGGTGA
- the hnrpkl gene encoding heterogeneous nuclear ribonucleoprotein K, like isoform X3 produces METEIEQQEEETTFSNTDTNGKRPAEDMDEEQAFKRSRNTDEMVELRVLLQSKNAGAVIGKGGKNIKALRTDYNASVSVPDSSGPERILSVSADIDTIGEILLKIIPTLEEYQHYNGIDFDCELRLLIHQSLAGGIIGVKGAKIKELRENTQTTIKLFQECCPQSTDRVVLVGGKPDRVVECIKVILDLVSEAPIKGRAQPYDPNFYDETYDYGGFTMIYEERGRRPMGGFPMRGRGGFERMPPGRGGRPMPPSRRDYDDMSPRRGPPPPLPGRGGRGGSRARNLPLPPPPPPRGGGDRFSHQSYHGNMDDRPNDRRGRPGDRYNSMSGGYGDNNSSWEPFQSGGRGSYSDIGGPVITTQVTIPKDLAGSIIGKGGQRIKQIRHESGASIKIDEPLEGSEDRIITINGTQDQIQNAQYLLQNRHVLAPFPLLR; encoded by the exons ATGGAGACAGAAATCGAGCAGCAGGAAGAAGAGACCACGTTCAGCAACACTGACACTAACG GTAAACGCCCTGCCGAGGACATGGATGAGGAGCAGGCCTTCAAGCGCTCTCGCAACACAGACGAGATGGTTGAGCTGCGGGTACTGCTGCAGAGCAAA AATGCTGGCGCCGTTATCGGAAAGGGTGGCAAGAATATAAAAGCCTTACGCACAGAC TACAATGCCAGTGTATCAGTCCCTGACAGCAGTGGCCCAGAGCG GATCCTGAGTGTGAGTGCAGATATTGACACTATCGGAGAGATTCTGCTGAAGATCATCCCTACTCTGGAAGAG TACCAGCATTATAACGGGATTGATTTTGACTGCGAGCTGCGTTTGCTGATCCATCAGAGTTTGGCCGGGGGAATCATTGGGGTGAAAGGTGCCAAGATAAAGGAGTTAAGAGAG AACACCCAGACCACCATCAAGCTGTTCCAGGAGTGCTGTCCTCAGTCCACTGACCGTGTGGTTCTGGTTGGAGGGAAGCCAGACCGTGTTGTTGAATGCATCAAAGTTATCCTGGACTTGGTATCTGAG GCTCCTATCAAAGGGCGCGCCCAGCCCTATGACCCCAACTTCTACGACGAGACGTATGACTACGGCGGCTTCACCATGATTTACGAAGAGCGGGGCCGGCGACCCATGGGGGGCTTCCCCATGCGGGGCAGGGGGGGTTTTGAACGCATGCCCCCCGGCCGCGGGGGCCGACCTATGCCCCCCTCCAGACGGGACTATGACGACATGAGCCCTCGTCGGGGACCGCCCCCTCCCCTGCCAGGTAGAGGAGGGCGTGGAGGGAGCCGGGCTcgaaacctgcccctccccccaccaccacccccaagAGGAGG AGGGGACCGGTTCTCCCACCAGAGTTATCACGGCAACATGGACGACAGACCAAA CGACAGGAGAGGAAGACCAGGAGACCGCTACAACAGCATG AGTGGTGGATATGGTG ACAACAATTCCTCGTGGGAGCCCTTTCAGTCTG GTGGCCGAGGGTCATACAGTGACATCGGGGGTCCTGTCATCACAACACAAGTGACCATCCCCAAAGAT CTGGCCGGCTCCATCATCGGGAAGGGCGGCCAGCGGATCAAGCAGATCCGTCACGAGTCGGGAGCGTCCATCAAGATAGACGAGCCACTAGAGGGCTCAGAGGACCGCATCATCACCATCAATGGAACACAGGACCAGATCCAGAACGCCCAGTATCTACTGCAGAACAGGCACGTGCTAGCACCCTTTCCTCTTCTCCGGTGA
- the hnrpkl gene encoding heterogeneous nuclear ribonucleoprotein K, like isoform X1, with the protein METEIEQQEEETTFSNTDTNGKRPAEDMDEEQAFKRSRNTDEMVELRVLLQSKNAGAVIGKGGKNIKALRTDYNASVSVPDSSGPERILSVSADIDTIGEILLKIIPTLEEYQHYNGIDFDCELRLLIHQSLAGGIIGVKGAKIKELRENTQTTIKLFQECCPQSTDRVVLVGGKPDRVVECIKVILDLVSEAPIKGRAQPYDPNFYDETYDYGGFTMIYEERGRRPMGGFPMRGRGGFERMPPGRGGRPMPPSRRDYDDMSPRRGPPPPLPGRGGRGGSRARNLPLPPPPPPRGGGDRFSHQSYHGNMDDRPNSDRRGRPGDRYNSMSGGYGDNNSSWEPFQSGGRGSYSDIGGPVITTQVTIPKDLAGSIIGKGGQRIKQIRHESGASIKIDEPLEGSEDRIITINGTQDQIQNAQYLLQNRHVLAPFPLLR; encoded by the exons ATGGAGACAGAAATCGAGCAGCAGGAAGAAGAGACCACGTTCAGCAACACTGACACTAACG GTAAACGCCCTGCCGAGGACATGGATGAGGAGCAGGCCTTCAAGCGCTCTCGCAACACAGACGAGATGGTTGAGCTGCGGGTACTGCTGCAGAGCAAA AATGCTGGCGCCGTTATCGGAAAGGGTGGCAAGAATATAAAAGCCTTACGCACAGAC TACAATGCCAGTGTATCAGTCCCTGACAGCAGTGGCCCAGAGCG GATCCTGAGTGTGAGTGCAGATATTGACACTATCGGAGAGATTCTGCTGAAGATCATCCCTACTCTGGAAGAG TACCAGCATTATAACGGGATTGATTTTGACTGCGAGCTGCGTTTGCTGATCCATCAGAGTTTGGCCGGGGGAATCATTGGGGTGAAAGGTGCCAAGATAAAGGAGTTAAGAGAG AACACCCAGACCACCATCAAGCTGTTCCAGGAGTGCTGTCCTCAGTCCACTGACCGTGTGGTTCTGGTTGGAGGGAAGCCAGACCGTGTTGTTGAATGCATCAAAGTTATCCTGGACTTGGTATCTGAG GCTCCTATCAAAGGGCGCGCCCAGCCCTATGACCCCAACTTCTACGACGAGACGTATGACTACGGCGGCTTCACCATGATTTACGAAGAGCGGGGCCGGCGACCCATGGGGGGCTTCCCCATGCGGGGCAGGGGGGGTTTTGAACGCATGCCCCCCGGCCGCGGGGGCCGACCTATGCCCCCCTCCAGACGGGACTATGACGACATGAGCCCTCGTCGGGGACCGCCCCCTCCCCTGCCAGGTAGAGGAGGGCGTGGAGGGAGCCGGGCTcgaaacctgcccctccccccaccaccacccccaagAGGAGG AGGGGACCGGTTCTCCCACCAGAGTTATCACGGCAACATGGACGACAGACCAAA CAGCGACAGGAGAGGAAGACCAGGAGACCGCTACAACAGCATG AGTGGTGGATATGGTG ACAACAATTCCTCGTGGGAGCCCTTTCAGTCTG GTGGCCGAGGGTCATACAGTGACATCGGGGGTCCTGTCATCACAACACAAGTGACCATCCCCAAAGAT CTGGCCGGCTCCATCATCGGGAAGGGCGGCCAGCGGATCAAGCAGATCCGTCACGAGTCGGGAGCGTCCATCAAGATAGACGAGCCACTAGAGGGCTCAGAGGACCGCATCATCACCATCAATGGAACACAGGACCAGATCCAGAACGCCCAGTATCTACTGCAGAACAGGCACGTGCTAGCACCCTTTCCTCTTCTCCGGTGA
- the gna11 gene encoding guanine nucleotide binding protein (G protein), alpha 11 (Gq class) (The RefSeq protein has 1 frameshift compared to this genomic sequence), which translates to MTLNSIGACCLSEEGKEARRINDEIERQLRRDKKDSNREFKLLLLGN; encoded by the exons ATGACTTTGAACTCCATAGGGGCCTGTTGCCTCAGCGAAGAAGGAAAGGAGGCTCGGCGGATCAACGACGAGATCGAAAGGCAGCTTCGCCGGGACAAGAAAGACTCGAACCGCGAGTTCAAGCTGTTGCTTCTCGGT AACTAA